GACGGACGTGACGCCGACCGCCGACGGCTTGATCTCACCCTGCATCGTCACGCGGTACTCGGTGTAGCCGTCCTCGGTGGCGTTGATCTCCAGCACGTCCTGCTCGGTACTCGTGCCGTTCGTCGTGTACTGCTGCTCGTGGACGACAACCCACTCGCCGGCGTCCTCGTCGTACGCCTCCACCGTGACGTCGACCGTTCCACTGGCCTCGTAGACAGCCCACATCGAGTCGCCGTTACCCGAGAGGTCGTACGTCCACGTGTTCGACGGATGGAGCGCGACCGCCTTGTCGAGCGGGCCAGCGACCGTCACGTCGTAGGTGTCGCCGACGTACGCGTCACCCTCGACGCGAAGGGTGTAGGTTCCCTCTTCGTGATTGCCGAGGTCGTACTCCCCCGAGGATCCGGTCGTCGTGCTGGCCACCACCGAACCGTCCTGCACGAGTTCCACGGACGCGTTCGCGACTGCCTCGCTGGTACGCGAGTCGATTACCGTACCAGTGAAGCTGTGTACCGTCTCAGTCAGGTCGAAGTTGAGTTGCGTCTGCGACGTAGTGTCGATGGTGGCCGAGTCGTCCTCGTAATCAGTCGCGGACACCGAGATCGTGTAGGATCCCGGCGTCTGCGGCTGGAGCGTGTACTGCCCCGAGGAATCAGTCGTTGCCGACGTTACCACCGTACCGTCGCTAACGAGTTCGACAGTCGCGTCGGCAACCGCACTCCCGTCACCAGAGACCGATCCGGTCACAACCTCGACGCTGAGAGCCACGTCGTGCGTCGTCGCGGAGTCCACCGTCACCGTCTGCTCGTCAGTCTCGTACCCGGGCGCCTCAACGCGCACGGTGTAGTCGCCCTCCTTCACGTCGAACGAGTACGTGCCGGAGTCGGCGGTCGTCACCGTGGACACGACCTCACCAGTGGACGCGTCCTTAAGGGTCACGTCAGCGCCTGAGATGGCCGTGCCTGTGCGATTGTTGGTGACCGTGCCGCCGAGGGTGTAGGTATCCGGCGTCTCCCTAATCTCCATCGAGTGGAGAGTTATTGTATTCCCACTAGTGTCCGTATGGCCACCGACGAGAACACTACCGCTGGTTTGTGGGTCGCTGAGCGTCGCCCCGCTGATGACCTGCTCACCGTCGACGTACACGTCGACAGTCCCCGCATCGTACTGGATGCCCACATCGTACTCCGTCTCCGTGTCGATAGTGTAACTACTGGTAGCGACCGTCTCACCGGCGACGGAATCCCAGATCCTCACCCGATCGTTCTCGGGTTCTATCTTCACGCTATGTCCGCCGAAGCTACTCGTGGACGTGTCTAGGCCCCACCAGAATTGCACTTGGCTACTCATCGTAGAGACCGTGGCCTCCATCGTCCACTGTTGGGATGACGGAGAAGGGGTCGACGTGAGTTCTATGTACTGGTTGTCAACCCCACCATCACCAATCACTGCGGCATCGTTACCTGCGCTGATCGAAGGACTATCTCCCCACGCTCCGATGTAATCCCAGTCACTCTTCGTACCGTTGAAGCCCTCAGTGTAGACGGTAGTTCCACTACTACTGAGACCAGTCGTCATCTCATCTGCATCGTCGGCACTCACCGTCCCGACGAACCCGGCGCCGATGACGCCGGCTGGGAGGGCGAAGGCGAGCAGCATCGCCATCATCAGAGTACCAATTCGGTTGATTCGCCTGTCGAACTGCACGCGCGACGCTAACCGCTCGTCTCGGAAAAGTGACACTCGCCCGAGGGGTCGGCTGGCAGCCGCGCGCCGGCATTCAAGGTCGAACCTCCTCTTCGATAGAAGTGCGTCCCGCCGGGACACGGGACGCGCCCCGAGCCACCCGCCTTAGGGAGGGTTCGCGCATCGTGCTCGCCGAGGAGAGGGGAGGTGGGACGGTTGCGCGGAGGGTGGGACGATGACGCTTCTACGCGCGTCGGATTCAGAAAACCGCCAGAAGGGACGGATGTGGTTGTCACTTGGAGTGAAATCACGCCGCAGAAAGGCACTGAGAACTGCCGGAACCCAGAGCCTTCTTGCGAAAAGGGGCGAACCCCAAGTGGTTGCGGGTAGTAGTGGGCCGGCGCGAATTCGAATCGCGGTTACGGCCACCCGAAGGCCGAAGGATACCAAGCTACCCCACCGGCCCGTGACGTAGCAGTTGTGGAAACGGTGGGCGACGGTTTAATCGTTGCGAAATGCTGGGCCTTCGGGACGGGTTGGCTCACCTGCTTCTCGCCTCGACAGTTTATACATTCTCTTCGGAGCCAGGTCAGGATCCACTGGAAACGAGTCTCTGGATCGGATCGCAGACACCTACTTCGGCGATGGGGCTAAGAGCTATCTGCGGTACGGGAAGCCCCGCCGTTCACGGCGGGGAGGATGTCACTGACAAAGACGGATGGATCGTCCACAATCGGAACTGGAGTGTTCGTGATCCGGTTCTTGTTGTACATCGTCGTCTGGGAGTACGAACAACCAGAATATATTTGTAAACACACTATAAACACAGGATGCCCTCCAGATGACTGCCATCGAAACCACGAAGCTGACGAAACGGTATGGTGAGGAAACAGCGCTTGATGAGTTTACTCTCCGCGTAGAACGTGGAGAAGTGTTTGGTTTCCTCGGCCCGAACGGCGCGGGGAAATCGACGACCATCGACATTTTCCTGGATTTCATCCGGCCGACCGACGGGCACGCTGTCGTTGCAGACTACGACCCACAGCAAACCCCGCGAAAGGTGCGACAGAACATCGGTGTTCTTCCAGATGAGTACAGCCTCTACGACTCACTCACTGGAATAGAACACATCGAACTAGCCAAAGATCTGCACGGAAGTGAGGAGGACACCGATGCCCTCCTCTCCCGTGTTGGACTGACTGATGCCGGCGACCAAGCCGTCGGGAGCTACTCGAAAGGCATGGCGCAGCGACTGGCGTTCGGTATGGCACTCGTTGGTGATCCCGATGTACTCATTCTCGATGAACCATCGGCAGGTATCGACCCGAACGGCCTCCAGGACATGCGAGAGATGATCCGAGCGGAAGCCGAAGCTGGCACAACGATTTTCTTTTCGACCCACATCCTCGAACAGGTCGAAGCAGTCTGTGACCGCGTTGCAATCATCAACGACGGCGAACTCGTCGCCGTCGATACGATTGCCGGGCTGCGTGATGTATTCGACAGACAATCGACTCTGACTCTGTCGATTGACGGCACGCCGACGGCGCTCGAACTGGGCGACCTCAACGGTGTCAGCGATGTCGAATACACTGACGGGACTCTCACCGTCAAGTTGCGTGATCCGCAGTTGAAATCCACGGTCATCGCGCAAGTGGAAGCCTCTGGTGTCTCCGTAACCAACATCGAAATTGAGGAAGCGTCACTGGCTGATCTGTTTAGTCAACTCACAACTGGCGGTGATTCGGAATGAGTTCGTTGACAACGATCGCACGGAAAGATTTCAAAGATTCACTGCGTACTCGGTCGATCTGGGTGATCGCCGGGGCGATGACGATTCTCTGCCTGTCGCACATTCTGGCGTTTCTATCCTCCCCGATTGCCGATCAGCACACGCAGCCGTTCATTCTTGCTGTCGCTCAGTTCACGCTCTGGCTGCCGCTCGCGGCAATCGGCATCGGGTTCAAATCCATCGTCGGCGAACGGACCTCTGGAAGCATCCGTATTCTGCTCGGACAGCCAGGGACCCGTCGCAGCGTCGTCTATGGCACCTACCTCGGCCGATTACTGATACTGGCAACAACTGTTTTACTCGCCCTCGCAGTCATGGCTGTCGTCGTTGCCTTCGGATTTGGAATCATCGGGTTCATCAACGTACTCGGCGGTACGATAGCGCTGCTCCTCTTTGCGTTCGCATGGATCGGCCTTACCGTCGGCGTATCCAGTTTCGTCGCCAGCGAAACACGCGCTATCGGTCTCGTAATGGGGATTTATGCAGTTGTTGAGCCACTCTGGCGGAACCTCATCCTCCGGTTGTTCGCAGTTGTCTTCACCGGGACCACACAAACACCGAGCCAGGCGACCGTTTTCTACTCGCTTGAGGAACCTACGTGGTACCTCTACGTTAATCGACTGAGCCCGGCCGAAGCGTTCAACGCTGCACGCTACTACATTCCAGATCTCATCGAAAGCATTTGGTACGGAACAACAATCTCCGGGCCGCATGCTCCGAACGTATTCGGTGTCCTGGTCCTGATTGGATGGGCGACGATTCCAGTCTTCCTTGGATATCGACGATTCGAAGGGGCTGACCTGGGCTAGTACTATGTAGCCTTCGAGAGTGGCCGACGAGCGACAACGAACGCGAGCGGGCCTCGCCCGTTCATCCACCAGATGGCGGTTATAGCAACAATTGAAACGGTTTACACACCGATCGCACTGTGTCGTGCGATCGGGTGTGCATTGGCTTTCAATGGCTACTATAGCTAATGCTTGGACGTTTGCCTGCATCGACTGTCAACACCATCGCGTCGTGAGTCAGCATATCTGGAGGGCTGCGACACATATCTGTGAGACCCTGACCGTCCCGGCAAAAACGGTGTGGCTGTTCCGGAGTGGGCGAACTGGCGAAAGCTTTGCGATTTGCTCTCCGGTCCGGGGTCGAATATACGTCCGCCACACTTCGTACAGCGCGGATCCCAGACGAAGAGTGACTGGTCCTGGCGTTTTTCATACTACCGGCTGTCACTTCGTGAAGAGCTTCGTCACCTCGGGGTGGCGAAATCGGTCACAGATGTACAGCCGGTAGTATGAGCCAGGAGCGCGCCCCCGGAGCGTGCGAAAGTCACTTGACTCGATCCCCGCGTTGGGGTGAGGTATGGACGAGCGCAGACGGCGGTTCCTCGCAGGCGTGGGGACGACCGCGGCGGCGGTCGGGACCGCGGGCTGCATGGGTCGCTTGCGGACCCTCGGGGGCGGCCCGGAGGAGCCGCCAGCCGAGACGGCCGACACGCAGTTCCGTGGCGAAACCACCAGACGGGGAATCGACCCCGAGCGGACGATTCCCTCCTCGGTGACCGTCGACTGGCGACTCGACGGCCTCAACACGGGCGGGCACACCGCGGCGAAGGGCAGTCCCGTGCTGGCACCGAACGGCGATATCGTCGTCACCGGCGACACCGGCGAGGTGTGGGCGGTCCGGCCCGACGGGAGACGGCGGTGGCGGGCCGACGCCACGGACACGTCGCGGGGGTTCCACGGCACGCCAGCGATCGCGAACGGGACTGTCTACGTCGGCGCGTACGACGGGGCGCTGTACGCGTTCGATCTGGAGACCGGCGAGCAGTACTGGCGCACGCAGCTGGGCGACGCCATCGGATCCAGTCCCGGCTACCACGACGGGCGGCTCTACATCGCCGTCGAGTACTACGAACCGAGCGGTGCCATCTTCGCGCTCGACGCCGTCACGGGCGAGGTCCGCTGGGAGGACCGCCGGATCACGGACCACCCACACTCGACGTGTGCGATCGACCGGGCGGCCGATCGGCTGGTCGTCGGCTCCAACGACGGCTCGCTCTACTGCTGGTCGTACCCCGATCACGAGTTCCTCTGGCGCTACGAGACCGGCGAGGAGATCAAGGGGCCGATCGCGACCTGGGACGGGAGCGCGTTCTTCGGCTCGTGGAGCGACAGGGTCTACCGCGTCGCGCTGTCGGACGGCACCGAGCAGTGGGCGACCGATCTGGGCGCGTCGGTGATGGCCGGCCCCGCCGTCGAGGGAGCGACGGGCACCGTCTACGTCGGCGACCAGCACGAGTCGCTGTACGCTCTCGACGCCGACAGCGGCGACGAGCAGTGGGAGACAGACGTGGGTGGCCCCGTCATCGGCTGTCCGACCGTGACCAGCGAGCACGTCCTCGTGGGGTCCTACGAGCCGACGCTGTCCGCGCTGGCGAAGTCGACCGGCGAGGAGGTCTGGACCGTCCCGGCCGAGGGCGAGGTCACCAGCACCCCGCTGGTCACCGACAGCGCGATCTACGTCACCGAGCGGACCTCCGAGGCGTCGCTGGAGGGCGAGGGCCCCACCGGCGGGCTGTACCGCATCGTCGCCGACGAGTGACGGGCGGTGACGGCTGAGGCGGTCCCGAAAGTGCCAGAAGACCTTTTGACGTGCCCGGCGAGGGACACACGTGACTGAGTACGTCTCCGATCCCCTCGACCGGCGTGCCTTCCTCGCCGCCACCGCCGTCGTCGGGACGGGCGCAGTGGCCGGCTGTAGCGCGCTGGAATCCGGCGACGACGCGACGACGACGCCGGTCGACGAGGGCCGCGCTCGCGAGTTGGCCGAGCGTTTCGCACCGACGCTGTACTTCGACAGCGCCGAGCAGTGGTACCCGACCGATCCACGCCCCTACGAGAGCGAGCGCGAGGGCGAAACTGTCGTCGAGGGATTCGACGCACTCGACGGCTACACCGAACGGTTTCGAGCCGCCGAGACGCCGCCGGACCCGACCGTCTTCCACAACGTCGTCACCTACGACGACTCTCCGCTCGCGGTCGTCCAGTACTGGGCCTACAGCGCCTTCGACCAGTTCACGACGAACTTCCACTGGCACGACTGGGAGGTGCTCCACGTCTTCGTCGACACCGACAGCGACGAGCCCGCGCTGTTCGTCGCCAGTTCCCACTCCCGGAAAGTGCCCAACAACGAGTTTCTCGATCCCGAGCGGACCGTGCCGCGGATCCTCCAGGAACTGGGCTCTCATTCGAGCGCGCTGTCGGTCAACGAGGAACGCGACCGCTTCCAGCGACTGCCGACGGGCGGCGACATCGCGGACATCACCAACCGCGTCGTCGACGACGTCGAGTCTCTCGCCTCGATCCCCGTCGCCTACGGGCTGCCCCGCGACGAGGGGAGTCGGCTCCCCTACGTCGTCCCGGAACTCGACGGCGCACCCGTCTACGAGCACGATCGGCTGCCGTCGGTCGAACCCGAAGATCTCGTTCCCGCGGCGCTCACGATCCGGTCGTTCGACGCGCTCACCGCGCCGCCGACCGACCTCCCCGAGCGCGAGACCGGCCTCGTCTTCGAGTTCGAAGGCCGCGACGACCCCGAGACCGACGCGGACGTGGCGTACGAACTGCGACCGACGACGGCCCTCGAACACATCACCGGCTTCACCGGTCCGCAGTTGAGCTTCGAGTTCTCGGTCCCGGAAGCCGTCGAGGACGCCGTCGCCGGCCACATCACGACGACCGGCGAGCCCTGGACCCAGCCTCGCTACGAGAACCCCGCGGCGGACATCTCGGACCCGAACCACCGCCGGGAACTCGCGGACCGTTACGCGGCGATCGGCGAGCCGGCACCGATCAACGCCGTCGTCACTGCCGTCTCTTCGCTCGTCGAAGACAGCGAGGCTCCGGACGGGGAAGGCGTGACCACCGAGGACAGCGCGGTCGAGTCCGTCGCGCTGCTGGAGAGCGAGCCGAGTGCCGTCCCGACGTTCCGGGGAGTCGCGGTGGCACAGGGCGTCGACTCCGGCCAGCACCGTCTCACCGTCAACGGAGCGGGTGTCGAACCGCACAGCGAGTCGATCACGGTCGAAGACGAGGGCGTGACGGCGGCCGGCGTCGACGGCGAGATCCCGCTCGTGGCTCGCGAGGACGCGACGAAGGTGACCGTCGATCCGACCGAGAGCGAGGCCGACGTGACCGACTTCGCGCTCGAAGACGACTTCGGCGGGCGACTCTACGACGCGCCGGTCGAGGGACCAGACGCGGTCTACGTCCACCGCGGCGGTGCCTACACGGGCGAGATCCGGGACAGCGACGACGAACTCGGGGCCGTCCGCGTGAACCCGACCGACGAGGACCGCATCGCGATCGAGCGGCCGACCACCGGGAAAGAATCGCTGGCGAGCTTTCTGGCGACGATCACCGAGGAGACGCGCGCCGAGATCGAGGGACTGGACCTCGACGGGAGGGCAAACGCCGTCCGGGGACTCGTCAGAGCGCTGGAAGCGACCGGCAGCGCCGCACAGCGAGCGGCCCAGCGGGCCGCAGACGGCGACCGAGAGGGAGCGGACCGCCGGCTCGTCGCCGTCCAGAGCGGATTCGAC
Above is a genomic segment from Halomicrobium sp. LC1Hm containing:
- a CDS encoding carboxypeptidase regulatory-like domain-containing protein — protein: MQFDRRINRIGTLMMAMLLAFALPAGVIGAGFVGTVSADDADEMTTGLSSSGTTVYTEGFNGTKSDWDYIGAWGDSPSISAGNDAAVIGDGGVDNQYIELTSTPSPSSQQWTMEATVSTMSSQVQFWWGLDTSTSSFGGHSVKIEPENDRVRIWDSVAGETVATSSYTIDTETEYDVGIQYDAGTVDVYVDGEQVISGATLSDPQTSGSVLVGGHTDTSGNTITLHSMEIRETPDTYTLGGTVTNNRTGTAISGADVTLKDASTGEVVSTVTTADSGTYSFDVKEGDYTVRVEAPGYETDEQTVTVDSATTHDVALSVEVVTGSVSGDGSAVADATVELVSDGTVVTSATTDSSGQYTLQPQTPGSYTISVSATDYEDDSATIDTTSQTQLNFDLTETVHSFTGTVIDSRTSEAVANASVELVQDGSVVASTTTGSSGEYDLGNHEEGTYTLRVEGDAYVGDTYDVTVAGPLDKAVALHPSNTWTYDLSGNGDSMWAVYEASGTVDVTVEAYDEDAGEWVVVHEQQYTTNGTSTEQDVLEINATEDGYTEYRVTMQGEIKPSAVGVTSVTPIFGVAETISEVSGLSSGIVVGALVTGVVWMVLRARE
- a CDS encoding ABC transporter ATP-binding protein produces the protein MTAIETTKLTKRYGEETALDEFTLRVERGEVFGFLGPNGAGKSTTIDIFLDFIRPTDGHAVVADYDPQQTPRKVRQNIGVLPDEYSLYDSLTGIEHIELAKDLHGSEEDTDALLSRVGLTDAGDQAVGSYSKGMAQRLAFGMALVGDPDVLILDEPSAGIDPNGLQDMREMIRAEAEAGTTIFFSTHILEQVEAVCDRVAIINDGELVAVDTIAGLRDVFDRQSTLTLSIDGTPTALELGDLNGVSDVEYTDGTLTVKLRDPQLKSTVIAQVEASGVSVTNIEIEEASLADLFSQLTTGGDSE
- a CDS encoding ABC transporter permease, translated to MTTIARKDFKDSLRTRSIWVIAGAMTILCLSHILAFLSSPIADQHTQPFILAVAQFTLWLPLAAIGIGFKSIVGERTSGSIRILLGQPGTRRSVVYGTYLGRLLILATTVLLALAVMAVVVAFGFGIIGFINVLGGTIALLLFAFAWIGLTVGVSSFVASETRAIGLVMGIYAVVEPLWRNLILRLFAVVFTGTTQTPSQATVFYSLEEPTWYLYVNRLSPAEAFNAARYYIPDLIESIWYGTTISGPHAPNVFGVLVLIGWATIPVFLGYRRFEGADLG
- a CDS encoding PQQ-binding-like beta-propeller repeat protein; the protein is MDERRRRFLAGVGTTAAAVGTAGCMGRLRTLGGGPEEPPAETADTQFRGETTRRGIDPERTIPSSVTVDWRLDGLNTGGHTAAKGSPVLAPNGDIVVTGDTGEVWAVRPDGRRRWRADATDTSRGFHGTPAIANGTVYVGAYDGALYAFDLETGEQYWRTQLGDAIGSSPGYHDGRLYIAVEYYEPSGAIFALDAVTGEVRWEDRRITDHPHSTCAIDRAADRLVVGSNDGSLYCWSYPDHEFLWRYETGEEIKGPIATWDGSAFFGSWSDRVYRVALSDGTEQWATDLGASVMAGPAVEGATGTVYVGDQHESLYALDADSGDEQWETDVGGPVIGCPTVTSEHVLVGSYEPTLSALAKSTGEEVWTVPAEGEVTSTPLVTDSAIYVTERTSEASLEGEGPTGGLYRIVADE